In Vigna unguiculata cultivar IT97K-499-35 chromosome 3, ASM411807v1, whole genome shotgun sequence, a single genomic region encodes these proteins:
- the LOC114179154 gene encoding probable xyloglucan endotransglucosylase/hydrolase protein 23 translates to MTNKIFLTLLFVGYVVAVSAGNFNQDFEITWGDARAKILNNGELLTLSLDKASGSGFRSRNEYLFGKIDMQLKLVPGNSAGTVTAYYLSSLGNVHDEIDFEFLGNLSGDPYILHTNVFTQGKGNREQQFYLWFDPTKDFHTYSILWNPQSIIFSVDGTPIREFKNLESKGVSFPKTQAMRIYSSLWNADDWATRGGLVKTDWSQAPFTASYRNFNAEACVWTSSSGSSCSSNNPSSNQSWMKQSMDATGQARIQWVQKNYMIYNYCTDTKRFPQGLPPECTIA, encoded by the exons ATGACAAATAAGATATTTCTTACCCTTCTTTTCGTAGGCTATGTGGTTGCGGTCTCTGCTGGTAACTTCAACCAAGACTTTGAGATAACTTGGGGTGATGCTCGTGCCAAAATCCTCAACAATGGAGAACTTCTCACTCTGTCCCTAGACAAGGCCTCTGGCTCTGGATTTCGTTCCAGGAATGAATACTTGTTTGGAAAAATTGACATGCAGCTGAAGCTCGTGCCTGGTAACTCTGCAGGCACAGTCACAGCTTATTAT TTATCTTCTCTTGGAAATGTTCATGATGAGATAGATTTTGAATTTCTGGGTAACTTGAGTGGTGATCCTTATATTCTTCATACAAACGTATTCACACAAGGGAAAGGTAACAGGGAACAACAATTCTATCTGTGGTTCGACCCCACCAAAGACTTCCACACATATTCCATTCTTTGGAATCCTCAGAGCATCAT ATTCTCTGTGGATGGGACACCCATAAGGGAATTCAAGAATCTTGAATCAAAAGGTGTTTCTTTTCCCAAAACCCAAGCCATGAGGATATATTCAAGTCTTTGGAATGCTGATGACTGGGCCACAAGGGGAGGCTTGGTGAAAACTGATTGGAGCCAAGCTCCATTCACAGCCTCTTATAGGAACTTCAATGCTGAAGCATGTGTTTGGACTTCTTCTTCAGGCTCATCTTGTTCATCTAACAATCCATCATCAAACCAATCATGGATGAAGCAATCAATGGATGCAACAGGGCAAGCCAGAATTCAGTGGGTGCAAAAGAACTACATGATATACAACTACTGCACTGATACCAAGCGTTTCCCACAAGGTCTTCCTCCTGAATGCACAATCGCATGA